CAAAAGATTAAAGAATTTGATAATTCGTACATAGTCCGCAATAATATGGCCGCCGTtgtatgttttaaagatttcatATTGACACTCGTCGTAAAGTTACACCCAAGTTTGACGGTATTACGTAAAAAATTTTGAGTACGTTAACCCGTTCCGATAATTAGGCGATCGGTTGGTCTCCTGTAATTTCGTAAAACAGACTCTGAAAGTTTGTACAAGATAATTGTCGGTTCGATCGTTGTTAAACGTCACGAATCTCGTGGTAATCTTGTTCCGCACTTGTTACAGATGCAGGGTACGCCTTCTCAGCATCGAAATGGAAGGCACATTCGGTCGCGTGTACAGAGGCAGTTATCACGAGGAAGGCGCGACTTCCCCGAGGGATGTCCTAGTGAAAACTGCTGCTGAACATGCATCACAATCGCAGGTAAGTAATTTTTACTTTGCCTGCCAATTAAGGAAGCGTCTGTAATAATTACTGATTACATTACGCGGTGCATCTGAATCGACTTACAATTAATTTGTCGCAACATCGCCATATAATAATTACACGCGCTTCACGTTTCCTGTCTCGTCTTATACGCGCACCGTAATAGGTTCATTTGCACTACGGAGGGTATTGTTCAACATTTTTAGAGGAACAATCCGTATAATTAACTTATTGTACTTCACGTAACGCGTTATAAAAATTAATGTGTCGACACCGATGGAAACCCTTCTTTACCTCGTTTGTTGTTCTTATCTTTACCATATCTTTATGTGAGTTGATTGCAATCGAAACATTGTTCTGGCTATTCCAATTCTTAAACGATTATTATCGTTGTACACTTCGGTGTTTGAACGGGCTCTTAAATTTTGTTGTTAAAGGTTGCTCTTCTCTTGCGAGAGGGTTTAGCGTTGTACGGTTTAAGTCATCCGGTACTGCTCCCCGTTTTGGGTGTTTCCATCGAGGACAGAAGCGCTCCGTTCCTTTTGTATCCACACACCGGCTACAGGAACATGAAGAGGTTCTTGCTGAGGTGCAAGTTGAGCAGCGAGGGGCCACCGAGGGCTCTCACCACGCAAGAAGTCGTGGAAATGGCCCTTCAGGCTGCTAAAGGGGTACAGTATCTTCACAGAAAGAGACTGGTACACAGAGACTTGGCCGCCAGAAATTGCGTGTAAGTACCTACctagaattatttaaatatttttattcctaaTTGTTCGAAATCACGGATCTCTGCGCGGACGCGAGAActtttaatgaaataattatagaacaaataaatttttattggattaataatttaattaaatttcattgtaaatgtttatttttcGACTCCTGTACGAAGCACCTTTTACAGGATGTGCAGCTGAATATTTTAACGGAGCGAATATTTTAGTCGAGGCGTCGTAAACCTAAGGTCGTTACGTTTTGTTACGGGTTCAATTGGCCGTGAGCATTAATTAGCAATAAATACGACCGACTCGGGACCTATTTAATTACTGGCTTGCTACTGTTTCGTCTCGCGGAGATTGCTTTAACGTGGCTCCTAGCAGGAGCTTTTCCTTTTTGCACGACTTTTTGCATCGCCAGAGCGAATCAGTCGACAAATTTAGATCGGGCTACGGTTATTGTGCGTGCCTCTCGTGCCTCCCTGTGTTTGACGTTTATATCGCAGCTCGGATCGCTCGGGAGACGTGTTTGATGAACGATGTTAACTTTTATTAGCGTCGACGATGATCTGAGGGTTCAAATCACGGACAACGCCctggccagagatctgttccCGCAAGATTATCATTGTCTCGGCGACAATGAAAATCGTCCGATCAAGTGGCTAGCGATTGAAAGCTTGCTCAATAAAACGTTCAGCACTGCTTCCGATGTGGTAAGTGCATCGTTTTGACGCTGCTATATTATTACATTCATTATATTTTTtggattgaaaaaaaaaacaaacccagagagaaaaatatttttgcagtATTTAaatgtttggaaaacgtagtccttaattttgaaaaaataagaGTAACTAGCAATCCACTTAAAAAACTCTATGGCGCCTCCTTCTTGGTTACTCCAGACCTATGTAACAGAGATATttcagatatttaaaaaaaaaacaaacccagagagaaaaatatttttgcagtatttaaatatttgaaaaacgcagtccttaattttgaaaaaaaaaaagagtaacCAGCAATCCACTTAAACTTTATGGCGCCTCTTTCTTGGTTACTCCAGACCTATGTAACAGAGATATTTCGGATATTTCACAACGCGTTTTTGTTTTCGGTTGTGTTTTCAGTGGGCATTCGGTGTGTTGTTATGGGAACTGATGACGTTGGCTCAGCAACCGTACGTGGAGGTGGATGCTTTCGAAATGGCTTCGTATCTCCGTGATGGATACAGATTGGCACAGCCAATCAATTGTCCCGACGAGCTGTTCGCGGTGATGGCTTATTGCTGGGCGATGTCCGCCGACGAGAGGCCAACGTTCAGCCAATTGATCGTCTGCCTTCAGGATTTTCACACGCAGTTAACTAGATACGTTTAATCGCTAGAAAAACGCGTGGCATCGCATCCCCATGACGTTTCCAAGCTATATTGAATCGTGGAAAGAGAGAATTGATGCGAGCACGCCGAAAGCATATGTATATAAACAGTAGTACTTAAAGATTAATGTTAAAATTTGTCGAGAAATGTCGAGTAAATATCGCATGCAATTTGCAAATGCTAGGCTTGTCTAACGAGACTTCGAGTAGACGCGGGTATATAACGCGTATAATATTTGTAATAGCGGGCAGTAAAGTGTAACAGTAGAAATCGACGCATATATCGTACTACCTGTTCCCACTTAAACGTTAAGACTGAATCGAATAGTTCACGGAAAGGACACGTGTTAGCAATTTATCCGTAGaagatagtcgaatattttccaaggaaaaaaaaaacagcTGCCAAACTCCCTGTGTCATCGTAAACTGCGATTTCGATTTAATTCAGTTACACGGTACGGTGTAGAATCGGGCGAGAAAGTCCCCTTGATGAATTTCGAACGATGCGATACGCGCTTCGCTTGCCACGCGAGTGTTTCGAGTGTGCCAATATCCCTTTTTGTATTTTTGTACATATTTACATGCATACTTACTGCAACGAGCTGCGAGGAATGCCCCTAAGCGATATCTGCAAGAACGTGAGAGGAATCCGCTTTTTTCGATCGTAAAATATGTTTTTACGGCAGTAATGCTATTACCGTAAAACTCGGAACATACCCGACCGAGTGTAATGCGTATGCCCGATTCAGCTAGAAAGTTCCAAGTTGGAGAGAATGGAAATTGTTATACAATACGCACCCCACATCTTTTCACGATTTTAAATTGCATACGTTTCTTAACCGATCTGAAACTTTCCATAAAAATCAAATAAAAGTACATACCATCCGAGTAGTGGCCTAAGCCCTCTTTTTTATTCATTGACAAACGTCGATCGATCATATCGAAACTtcaatatttctatttataacCTCAAAGAAATTGTTGTCGATCGAATAAACGTCGCAAATAAATACGCCGCACGTTGGTTTTATTGTTTATCTGTTGTTCGTTTATTCTGGTATTGTCAATAGTGAAATAACCGTTGCCAAAAATTCTGATCGCTAAATCTGTATTTTCCATGCAGAGGGCATTTCTCTCCAGCGATCCAGTATACATATACATGCGCGTTA
The window above is part of the Colletes latitarsis isolate SP2378_abdomen chromosome 2, iyColLati1, whole genome shotgun sequence genome. Proteins encoded here:
- the Dnt gene encoding tyrosine-protein kinase Dnt, with the protein product MLLKLAVLLSVLVRPGASYFNLFLSQAEVRKLMGLQAELFYVREGVINEYAIKFVVPVPAQVHKLHFTWENLAGRPLPYAMSVDISNPSALTSSLNISQAGEIPVGGLQTWALSLHCGLYDAEVDLSLRINVSLSRRNTTSLDFRRKKICLKDKSNVGAEEVLVAASGSTSSGQVFYAAIGCACAFIAAIFVLVIAYYVRDKKARRHRDPLQESRGLSSACSVERSTGVGPAQTFLSSETPPPASATSTSTYRRLDDRPSRELHERIQEITVQRCRVRLLSIEMEGTFGRVYRGSYHEEGATSPRDVLVKTAAEHASQSQVALLLREGLALYGLSHPVLLPVLGVSIEDRSAPFLLYPHTGYRNMKRFLLRCKLSSEGPPRALTTQEVVEMALQAAKGVQYLHRKRLVHRDLAARNCVVDDDLRVQITDNALARDLFPQDYHCLGDNENRPIKWLAIESLLNKTFSTASDVWAFGVLLWELMTLAQQPYVEVDAFEMASYLRDGYRLAQPINCPDELFAVMAYCWAMSADERPTFSQLIVCLQDFHTQLTRYV